A genomic segment from uncultured Marinifilum sp. encodes:
- a CDS encoding fumarylacetoacetate hydrolase family protein, giving the protein MKILAIGRNYVNHAKELNNPVPAEPVVFSMPDSALLKNNNDFYYPDFSKDIHHELELVIKISRVGKNIPVEFAHRYYEEVALGIDFTARDIQAECKKKGLPWEKAKAFDGAAPISKFIPKNKFKSINNLDFNLNINGERVQTGNTSNMIFSVDYLIAYLSQFFTLKIGDLIYTGTPEGVGPVKIGDRLQAELEGEKLMDFYVK; this is encoded by the coding sequence ATGAAAATTCTAGCAATTGGAAGAAATTATGTGAATCATGCCAAGGAATTAAATAATCCAGTGCCTGCCGAGCCAGTGGTTTTTTCTATGCCCGATTCTGCTTTGTTAAAAAATAATAACGATTTCTATTATCCCGATTTTTCGAAAGATATTCATCACGAGTTAGAATTGGTTATTAAAATCAGTAGGGTAGGTAAAAATATACCCGTAGAATTTGCTCACCGTTACTACGAAGAAGTCGCCTTGGGAATTGATTTTACAGCGCGCGATATTCAAGCCGAATGCAAAAAGAAAGGATTACCATGGGAAAAGGCAAAAGCATTCGATGGAGCAGCACCAATTAGTAAGTTTATACCAAAAAATAAATTTAAATCGATTAACAATCTTGATTTTAATTTGAATATAAATGGTGAAAGAGTACAAACAGGAAATACCTCAAATATGATTTTTTCTGTTGATTACTTAATTGCATATCTATCTCAATTTTTTACTTTAAAAATAGGAGATTTAATTTATACAGGAACACCCGAAGGAGTAGGACCTGTAAAAATTGGTGATCGTTTGCAAGCCGAACTCGAAGGAGAAAAATTAATGGATTTTTACGTAAAATAG
- a CDS encoding 3'-5' exonuclease, protein MNLNLKNPIAFIDLETTGINVAKDRIVEICIVKVAPNGEEEVKTFRVNPGIPIPAQSSAIHGIKDEDVKDEPTFKELGKIIAKYLEGCDLAGYNSNRFDFPLLAEEFLRADIDFDMKKRKFVDVQTIFHKMEQRTLTAAYKFYCNKELEGAHGAEADTKATYEVLKSQLDKYDNLENDIEYLATFSSQNKNADFAGFIIIDEKGVERFNFGKNKGKTVEEVLEKQPGYYGWVMNSDFPLYTKKILTEIKLRGFNK, encoded by the coding sequence ATGAATCTGAATTTAAAAAATCCAATCGCATTTATCGATTTAGAAACAACAGGTATTAATGTTGCAAAAGATCGTATTGTTGAAATTTGTATTGTTAAGGTTGCTCCTAATGGAGAAGAAGAGGTGAAAACTTTTCGGGTTAATCCGGGGATTCCAATTCCTGCGCAGTCGTCGGCGATACATGGTATTAAAGACGAAGATGTAAAAGATGAACCAACTTTTAAGGAGTTAGGTAAAATTATAGCAAAATATTTGGAAGGTTGCGATTTGGCTGGTTATAATTCTAACCGATTCGATTTTCCTTTGTTAGCCGAAGAGTTTTTAAGAGCTGATATCGATTTTGATATGAAAAAAAGAAAGTTTGTGGATGTACAAACTATTTTTCATAAAATGGAACAGCGAACTTTAACGGCAGCATATAAATTTTACTGTAATAAAGAGTTAGAAGGTGCACATGGTGCCGAGGCCGATACAAAAGCCACTTATGAGGTTTTAAAATCGCAATTGGATAAATACGATAATCTGGAAAATGATATAGAGTATTTGGCAACTTTTTCATCTCAAAATAAAAATGCCGATTTTGCAGGTTTTATTATTATTGATGAGAAAGGTGTTGAGAGATTTAACTTTGGAAAAAATAAGGGTAAAACAGTTGAAGAAGTACTCGAAAAGCAACCAGGATACTATGGTTGGGTTATGAATAGCGATTTTCCTTTGTACACAAAGAAAATTTTAACCGAAATAAAACTCAGAGGATTCAATAAATAA
- the dnaN gene encoding DNA polymerase III subunit beta, with amino-acid sequence MKFVVSSTELLSHLQAISRVISSKNTLPILDNFLFELKDGELVATASDLESTLITTIPLETSHGDGVIAFPAKILTDTLKEFPEQPLTFDIDSTSLAVKITSENGVFSIVGQNGEDFPKLPEKEESSLVNITVESDVLLTGVIKTLFATADDELRPVMNGIFVELGNNDLTFVASDAHKLVRYKRLDGRSDVESSFILPKKPASLLRNILPKEENPVKVEFDDKNAFFTLSNYKLICRLVEGNYPSYNSVIPKNNPNVITIDRVELYNTLKRVSVFSNPASNLIKFELKANELVVSAQDIDFSISARERLLCQYEGQELEIGFKSVFLLEILSNISSSNVLIELSDPTRAGIFLPYDNENADEDVLMLLMPMMINA; translated from the coding sequence ATGAAATTTGTAGTATCAAGTACAGAATTGTTAAGTCATTTACAAGCTATCAGTAGAGTAATTAGTAGTAAGAATACTTTGCCAATTTTAGATAACTTTTTATTTGAGCTAAAAGATGGCGAATTGGTGGCAACTGCATCTGATTTGGAATCTACATTAATCACCACTATTCCTCTGGAAACTTCGCATGGCGATGGTGTAATTGCTTTTCCGGCTAAAATTTTGACTGATACTTTAAAAGAATTTCCTGAACAACCTCTTACTTTCGATATCGATTCTACCTCTTTAGCGGTAAAGATAACATCGGAAAATGGAGTGTTTAGTATTGTTGGTCAAAATGGAGAGGATTTTCCAAAGCTTCCTGAGAAAGAGGAAAGTAGTTTAGTGAATATTACCGTAGAAAGTGATGTATTACTAACGGGAGTTATTAAAACATTATTTGCTACCGCAGATGACGAGCTTCGTCCAGTAATGAATGGTATTTTTGTAGAATTGGGAAATAATGATCTAACATTTGTAGCTTCTGATGCACATAAATTGGTTCGTTACAAGCGTTTGGATGGAAGATCTGATGTTGAATCTTCATTTATACTACCTAAAAAACCAGCTTCTCTTTTACGTAACATTCTTCCGAAAGAAGAAAATCCTGTGAAAGTAGAATTCGATGATAAGAATGCATTCTTTACGCTTTCGAATTACAAATTAATTTGTCGTTTGGTTGAAGGAAATTATCCAAGTTATAATTCGGTTATTCCTAAAAATAATCCTAACGTAATTACTATTGACAGAGTAGAATTGTACAATACATTAAAACGTGTATCAGTATTTTCTAATCCGGCAAGTAATTTAATTAAGTTCGAATTAAAAGCAAACGAACTGGTTGTTTCAGCTCAGGATATCGACTTTTCAATTTCGGCAAGAGAAAGATTGCTTTGTCAGTACGAGGGACAAGAATTAGAAATTGGTTTTAAATCAGTATTCTTATTAGAGATACTTTCAAATATTTCTTCATCGAATGTATTAATTGAATTATCGGATCCAACAAGGGCAGGTATCTTCTTACCTTACGATAATGAAAATGCCGACGAAGATGTCTTGATGTTGTTAATGCCAATGATGATTAACGCATAA